The proteins below are encoded in one region of Thermosulfurimonas marina:
- a CDS encoding methylenetetrahydrofolate reductase C-terminal domain-containing protein, with amino-acid sequence MIIAERRPLPKILKAIEPYERVLVLGCRGCVAICSAGGDREVETLAAALRLARKRAGRELVTGEATLIRQCDPEYLAPLRELARDYEAVVSMACGVGVNLIADLFPEIRVYPGVDTTFYGANPALGEWQEKCRGCGDCIVDVTGGLCPIARCAKNLLNGPCGGSQGGRCEIRPEVPCVWYQIYERLSERGELERLLAFFPAKDWRPAGHGGPRERVREDLRLG; translated from the coding sequence ATGATAATTGCTGAACGAAGGCCCCTTCCCAAAATTTTGAAGGCCATTGAGCCTTATGAGAGGGTTTTGGTTCTGGGGTGTCGAGGCTGTGTGGCCATCTGTTCGGCCGGAGGGGACCGAGAGGTGGAGACCCTGGCGGCGGCCCTGAGGCTGGCCCGCAAACGGGCCGGACGAGAGCTGGTGACCGGAGAGGCCACGCTCATTCGCCAGTGCGACCCGGAGTATCTGGCCCCGCTGCGGGAGCTGGCCCGGGATTACGAGGCGGTGGTTTCCATGGCCTGCGGGGTGGGGGTCAACCTCATTGCGGATCTTTTCCCGGAGATCCGGGTCTATCCCGGAGTGGATACCACCTTTTACGGGGCCAATCCCGCCCTGGGGGAGTGGCAGGAGAAGTGTCGGGGCTGTGGGGACTGTATTGTCGATGTGACCGGGGGGCTTTGTCCCATCGCCCGGTGTGCCAAAAATCTTTTGAACGGCCCCTGTGGGGGCTCTCAGGGGGGGCGCTGCGAGATTCGCCCGGAGGTCCCCTGTGTATGGTACCAGATCTATGAGAGGCTTTCAGAGCGGGGAGAGCTGGAGAGGCTTCTGGCCTTTTTCCCGGCCAAGGATTGGCGCCCGGCGGGCCACGGGGGTCCCCGGGAGAGGGTAAGAGAAGACCTGAGGTTAGGGTAA
- a CDS encoding hydrogenase iron-sulfur subunit has translation MKVTIGVLCCHYTNQAGEEDFRQIPGTVIVRRYPCSGHIEVADILKTFEEGAEAVLVAGCEKDKCHNLSGSLRAEKKVLGAQKILEEIGLEAERVRFAYLPRLDTGPFMAEVKKTFETALKIKSNS, from the coding sequence ATGAAGGTGACCATCGGAGTGCTTTGTTGCCACTATACCAACCAGGCCGGAGAGGAAGATTTTCGCCAGATCCCGGGCACGGTGATTGTGCGGCGCTACCCCTGCTCGGGCCACATCGAGGTGGCCGATATCCTCAAGACCTTTGAGGAAGGGGCGGAGGCGGTTCTGGTGGCCGGCTGCGAAAAGGACAAGTGTCATAACCTTTCCGGAAGCCTGCGGGCGGAAAAGAAGGTCTTGGGGGCCCAAAAGATCCTGGAGGAAATCGGCCTGGAGGCGGAAAGGGTCCGCTTTGCCTATCTTCCGCGGCTGGACACCGGCCCCTTCATGGCCGAGGTCAAAAAGACCTTCGAAACAGCTTTAAAAATAAAATCTAATTCTTGA
- a CDS encoding 4Fe-4S binding protein, producing MELLLEREWLPQVEGLPETYSQCFRCGACSGICPVKKTRKEFDPRVIVHATILGLKEKLFGRPLLWWCSQCESCVPVCPMEVKPAEVIRALRNYALKTGLATEEDLFEAGRLARVNPGKCIVCLTCVRVCPFGAPSIREEGYAVIDPAKCHACGICVRECPARAIEMKPAAEFEILRVGV from the coding sequence ATGGAGCTTTTGCTTGAAAGGGAGTGGCTTCCGCAGGTGGAGGGGCTTCCGGAGACTTATAGTCAGTGTTTCCGCTGTGGGGCCTGTTCGGGGATCTGTCCGGTGAAAAAGACCCGCAAGGAGTTTGATCCTCGGGTGATTGTGCATGCCACCATCCTGGGGCTTAAGGAAAAACTTTTCGGCCGCCCCCTTCTCTGGTGGTGTTCCCAGTGCGAAAGTTGTGTCCCGGTCTGTCCCATGGAGGTAAAGCCGGCGGAGGTCATCCGGGCCCTGCGGAACTATGCCCTCAAGACGGGACTGGCCACGGAGGAGGATCTTTTCGAGGCCGGAAGACTGGCCCGGGTCAATCCCGGAAAATGCATTGTGTGCCTTACCTGTGTACGGGTTTGTCCCTTTGGGGCTCCGAGCATCCGGGAAGAGGGTTATGCGGTGATTGATCCGGCCAAATGCCACGCCTGCGGGATCTGTGTGCGGGAGTGCCCCGCCCGGGCCATCGAGATGAAGCCCGCGGCGGAGTTTGAGATTTTAAGAGTGGGGGTGTGA
- a CDS encoding hydrogenase iron-sulfur subunit, with the protein MGFEPRILSFLCNWCCYAAADSAGVARFNYPPNNRVIRIMCTGRMDPRFVVEAFYVGSDGVFVGGUHLGECHYQSGNFEALVMAETVRRILDTVGIRRERFYIDWASAAEGPRFVKLVTDFTERIKKLGPLGEAEGLSRQTLRFRLESARKLCENMQFRAQYGNLAREIKKLGDYSPENIEALVEKKLLPQIRKRIFEAEVRELLSQGPQSLEALAQATGATEEELSGILKSLEKGKK; encoded by the coding sequence ATGGGATTTGAGCCCAGGATCCTGAGCTTTCTCTGTAACTGGTGCTGCTATGCCGCGGCGGACTCTGCCGGGGTGGCCCGGTTCAACTATCCCCCCAATAACCGGGTCATCCGCATCATGTGTACCGGTCGCATGGATCCCCGGTTTGTGGTAGAGGCCTTTTACGTGGGCTCTGACGGAGTCTTTGTAGGCGGGTGACACCTCGGGGAATGTCATTACCAGTCTGGTAATTTCGAAGCTTTGGTGATGGCGGAAACGGTAAGGAGGATCCTCGATACCGTGGGGATCCGGAGAGAGAGATTTTATATCGACTGGGCCTCAGCGGCCGAGGGCCCCCGTTTCGTGAAATTGGTCACCGATTTTACTGAAAGGATCAAAAAGCTCGGTCCTCTCGGGGAGGCGGAGGGTCTTTCTCGGCAGACCCTGCGGTTTCGCTTGGAGTCCGCCCGCAAGCTCTGCGAAAACATGCAGTTTAGGGCCCAGTACGGAAATTTGGCCCGGGAGATCAAAAAACTCGGGGACTACAGCCCGGAAAATATCGAGGCCCTAGTGGAAAAGAAGCTCCTTCCCCAGATCAGAAAGCGCATCTTTGAGGCCGAGGTCCGGGAGCTGCTTTCCCAAGGGCCCCAGAGTCTTGAGGCCCTGGCTCAGGCCACCGGGGCTACCGAGGAAGAACTTTCGGGTATCCTCAAATCTCTGGAAAAGGGGAAAAAGTGA